In Veillonellales bacterium, the DNA window CCACATGAACACCGCTGGCGCTGGCCTGGGATAATCCACGGGTAATGCCGGCCCCGTCGCCAATGGCAAACATGTTGGGAATCTCCGTCTCCAATTGACCGGTTAACTTTAAGCGGGAACTATAAAATTTAACTTCCACGCCATAAAGCAGCGTATCATCGTTAGTCAGACCCGGTGCTATATTATTCAAAGCATAAATCATTTCGATAATATTATCCAAATGCCGCTTTGACAACACTAAGCTTAAATCACCGGGAGTCGCCTGGAGGGTAGGCTTGGTAAAACTTTTCGCCAGCCGATGTTCATTGGTTCGCCGTCCTTTGATTAAATCACCGAAACGCTGCAGCAGAACGCCGCCCCCCAGCATATTGGAAAAAGAAGCGATTCGTTTGCCATATTGATGGGGTTCATTAAAGGGTTCGGTAAATTTATTACTCACCAATAAGGCAAAGTTTGTATTCTTACTTTGCAGCTTTTCATCCCGGAAGCTATGCCCGTTGACGGTTATAATCCCGTCGGTATTCTCTGCAACCACATAACCCTTGGGATTCATGCAAAACGTTCGTACTAAATCCCCGTATTGCTTGGTACGATACACCAGCTTGGCTTCATAGACCTCATCGGTAATATGCTGAAAAACCTCGGCGGGAATTTCAACTCGCACACCCACGTCAACCTGATTGTTAAACAGCGGCAGCCCCAGTTCCCTGCATTGGCCGGCAAACCATTCCGAACCGGACCGACCGGGAGCTGCAATCAGGTAGCTGCAGGTAATCGGCTTGGACTCACCTTTTACCTCCAGCTGAAATTCAGCGCCGTGGGGCCGAATCCGTTCAACCGTGGAATCAAACAAAAAGGTGATTTTATCTTTTAAAAACTCGTAAATTTGCTCCATAATCTTTAAATTATTTTCCGTCCCCAGATGCCGGACTTTGGCCTGCAGCAAATGGATATCATAAGCCAGAGCCTGTTTGCCGATAGTGCAGTTTTTTGTGGTGAAATATTCAGCCGGGGCACCGTATTGGCAGTTGATTTCATCTACATAATCAATCAGCTCTTCCACTGTTTTTTTCGGCAGATATTCATTTAACCAGCCGCCAAATTCAGTCGTAAAATTATATTTCCCATCGGAAAAAGCCCCGGCGCCGCCAAAGCCGCGCATAATGCTGCAAGGCTTGCAGTTCAGGCAGTGGTCTGCCTTTTTCTCGCCAATCGGGCACTTTCGCCGATAAATGTCATGACCGGTTTCAAGCATAACTACCCTGGCGCCGCAGCCACCGGCAATCAATTCATAGGCTGTAAAAATCCCGGCAGGTCCCCCGCCGATGATCGCCACATCATATTCACTAGCCACTTTGCAAAACCCCTTTTCATTAAAATGCTCTAATACTTTGATGATTATTTCGCAGCATTGCTCCTGCTGCAAAACACCCGGATACGGTGCGACACTGCCATTATCTTCAATGGTAATTTAGGTCCCAGTTCTCCGTCTAAATCGCTGTCCAAATCTTCCGGGGATTCAATGGTAATCTCTCTTGCCTGAATATAAGTAACATTTTTTTGATTCAGATGATTGCCTGTCAGCAGGCAAATAAACAGCCGCATTAATTCCGGCAGCCGGCAACGGTTCACAATGAGCAGATCCAGCTTGCCATCATCAATGGCAGCATTAGGTACAAGATTGGGAAAACTCCCTACCACGCCACTGTTCATTACCAGAAACAAAAATACATCATCTTCCAACACCTGCCCGTCGGCAGTAATTTTCATCGGCAGCGCCCGGAAGCTGGGCAGCTCTTCAATGCCTTTTAGATAATAAGCCACTTTTCCCAGGGTATTTTTCAATAAGGTGTCCGCCGTATGAGCCACGCCGGTTAAAAGCCCGGCACTGGCGACATTAATAAAGTATTTATTATTCACCATGCCGATATCTACGTCCCGCACCTCACCCCTGGCTATCACTTCTGCACACTGCTTTAAATCCCGGCTCAGTTTCAAATAAGTTGCAAAATCATTACTCGTTCCACTGGGAATAATCCCCACCGGAACATCAATAGAAAGTTCCAGCATAGCATTCATTACTTCGTGTACCGTTCCGTCGCCGCCGGAAATAATAATCCCGTCGGCGCTAATTTCCTTCGCTAACAAAACCAAACTGTTCGTATCCTCCTTACGCTCGGTACGCACGGGCGTAACCAAACAGCCCCGACGCTGAAACTGCTGC includes these proteins:
- a CDS encoding YegS/Rv2252/BmrU family lipid kinase — translated: MKQFLLVYNPLSGDAYFKYKLDEVVQQFQRRGCLVTPVRTERKEDTNSLVLLAKEISADGIIISGGDGTVHEVMNAMLELSIDVPVGIIPSGTSNDFATYLKLSRDLKQCAEVIARGEVRDVDIGMVNNKYFINVASAGLLTGVAHTADTLLKNTLGKVAYYLKGIEELPSFRALPMKITADGQVLEDDVFLFLVMNSGVVGSFPNLVPNAAIDDGKLDLLIVNRCRLPELMRLFICLLTGNHLNQKNVTYIQAREITIESPEDLDSDLDGELGPKLPLKIMAVSHRIRVFCSRSNAAK
- a CDS encoding NAD(P)/FAD-dependent oxidoreductase, which translates into the protein MASEYDVAIIGGGPAGIFTAYELIAGGCGARVVMLETGHDIYRRKCPIGEKKADHCLNCKPCSIMRGFGGAGAFSDGKYNFTTEFGGWLNEYLPKKTVEELIDYVDEINCQYGAPAEYFTTKNCTIGKQALAYDIHLLQAKVRHLGTENNLKIMEQIYEFLKDKITFLFDSTVERIRPHGAEFQLEVKGESKPITCSYLIAAPGRSGSEWFAGQCRELGLPLFNNQVDVGVRVEIPAEVFQHITDEVYEAKLVYRTKQYGDLVRTFCMNPKGYVVAENTDGIITVNGHSFRDEKLQSKNTNFALLVSNKFTEPFNEPHQYGKRIASFSNMLGGGVLLQRFGDLIKGRRTNEHRLAKSFTKPTLQATPGDLSLVLSKRHLDNIIEMIYALNNIAPGLTNDDTLLYGVEVKFYSSRLKLTGQLETEIPNMFAIGDGAGITRGLSQASASGVHVARIVGERLRSKNLK